The following proteins are co-located in the Sporolactobacillus pectinivorans genome:
- a CDS encoding ABC transporter ATP-binding protein, with protein sequence MDYLLQTKEVSKSFGGKIAVDHVSLGVKKGDIYGFIGENGAGKTTLMRMACGLAKATSGEIILFGSHDLVSQRHRMGCTIENPALYPSMTAMENMEAQRLLLGIKDEKVSEKLLDTVGLSRTGKKKAKNFSLGMKQRLMIALSLLGDPELLVLDEPTNGLDPMGIKEVRDLFLHLNEDRDMTILISSHILGELEKIATRYGIISNGKMVDEFQADELSTRCGKNLLIYANDPRQTKEIISHMFADALCEQTPENAIRLKGHLEDAGHINTQLVNAGITVNALIPEGESLEDYFMSLMGGKKRA encoded by the coding sequence ATGGATTATTTACTTCAAACAAAAGAGGTATCCAAGAGCTTCGGTGGCAAAATAGCTGTTGACCACGTGTCTCTCGGTGTAAAAAAAGGTGACATCTACGGCTTCATCGGAGAAAATGGAGCCGGAAAAACAACGCTTATGCGTATGGCCTGCGGCCTGGCAAAGGCTACCAGCGGTGAAATTATATTATTCGGAAGCCATGACCTCGTTTCTCAACGACATAGGATGGGCTGTACAATTGAAAACCCGGCGCTGTATCCGTCCATGACGGCAATGGAAAACATGGAAGCACAGCGTTTGCTGCTCGGCATTAAGGATGAAAAGGTATCGGAAAAGTTGCTGGATACAGTCGGACTTAGCAGGACGGGCAAGAAAAAAGCAAAAAATTTCTCCCTCGGTATGAAACAGCGGCTGATGATTGCTCTGTCGCTTTTAGGTGACCCGGAACTACTCGTACTCGATGAGCCGACAAACGGCCTTGACCCCATGGGTATAAAGGAAGTCCGTGACTTGTTTCTGCATCTGAACGAAGATCGTGATATGACGATACTGATTTCAAGTCACATCCTCGGTGAATTGGAGAAGATCGCCACCCGTTACGGAATTATCAGCAACGGAAAAATGGTAGACGAATTTCAAGCAGATGAATTGAGTACCCGTTGCGGCAAAAACCTGCTGATATATGCAAATGACCCTCGGCAAACAAAAGAGATCATAAGCCATATGTTTGCGGACGCGCTGTGTGAGCAAACGCCTGAAAATGCGATCCGACTGAAAGGCCATCTCGAAGATGCCGGCCATATCAATACACAGCTCGTCAACGCCGGGATTACCGTAAATGCGTTGATACCGGAGGGTGAAAGCTTAGAGGACTATTTTATGAGTCTGATGGGAGGGAAAAAACGTGCTTAA
- a CDS encoding aldo/keto reductase gives MDRIKVGKSQVETTSLGLGTNKVGGHNLFPNLSESDGLETVRAALESGIQLLDTAFMYGKGRSEELIGEVIADFPRDQVIIADKAAHDFSSGEMVLNNEPQFLKKSVDDALQRLKTDYIDIFYIHFPDEKTPKSEAVGALQELREAGKIRAIGISNFTLEQVKEANRDGYVDVVENYYSLIHRDEEEKLFPYLRDAHISFVPYFPLESGLLTGKYTKDSTFAENDPRSKNEKFTGKSFQSTMEAVDTLRPIARRHHVDVLQIVLAWYLANPDLTAVIPGARNAGQVPGIVQSSEVNLSKDEYDLIDRNFLAL, from the coding sequence ATGGATAGGATTAAAGTCGGAAAAAGCCAGGTCGAGACAACATCACTTGGACTAGGCACAAACAAAGTCGGCGGACACAATTTGTTTCCCAATTTATCGGAGTCAGACGGCCTGGAGACGGTTCGTGCTGCTCTTGAATCGGGAATTCAATTGCTCGATACGGCCTTTATGTATGGAAAAGGGCGCTCCGAGGAATTAATCGGCGAGGTTATTGCCGATTTTCCGAGGGATCAAGTGATCATTGCCGACAAAGCCGCTCATGACTTCTCAAGCGGTGAAATGGTACTGAATAATGAACCGCAATTTCTGAAAAAATCGGTGGATGATGCGCTCCAACGATTGAAAACAGATTATATCGATATTTTCTATATTCATTTTCCCGATGAAAAGACGCCAAAAAGTGAGGCAGTCGGCGCTCTTCAGGAACTGCGAGAGGCAGGGAAAATACGGGCGATTGGTATTTCCAACTTCACGCTTGAGCAGGTTAAGGAAGCGAATCGGGATGGTTATGTTGATGTTGTCGAGAATTACTACAGCCTGATTCACCGCGATGAGGAAGAAAAGTTATTTCCGTATTTGAGAGACGCGCACATTTCTTTTGTACCGTACTTCCCGCTTGAGTCAGGTTTGCTTACCGGCAAGTACACAAAGGATTCGACTTTTGCTGAAAATGATCCGCGCAGCAAAAATGAGAAATTCACGGGCAAATCGTTCCAAAGCACGATGGAGGCGGTTGATACGCTCCGTCCGATTGCACGCCGGCATCATGTTGACGTGCTCCAGATCGTGCTGGCGTGGTATTTGGCCAATCCTGATTTGACCGCAGTGATTCCCGGCGCCCGTAATGCCGGTCAGGTTCCGGGAATTGTGCAGTCATCTGAAGTCAACCTCTCAAAGGACGAATACGATCTCATCGACCGAAATTTCTTGGCTTTGTGA
- a CDS encoding GyrI-like domain-containing protein, which produces MSAYEIQTKEAFTVLGYGTRLPGDYAQIPAAKAAWWQTVINDGRWDQLKNLADNDLEFAVNEAVNNEMWYYSGVQSNAELPDGKDSRAIQFPAGEYLVIAGSADNEGQLFGQLEGAAFGEVLSNVTDFAYVGGPNTSVKTSEIDGKVSGEIWIPVVRK; this is translated from the coding sequence ATGTCAGCTTACGAAATTCAAACAAAAGAAGCATTCACTGTTTTAGGTTATGGTACAAGGCTGCCAGGCGACTACGCACAAATCCCTGCTGCTAAAGCGGCTTGGTGGCAGACGGTAATCAATGACGGTCGCTGGGATCAGTTAAAAAATTTGGCGGATAACGACTTAGAATTTGCAGTCAATGAAGCCGTTAATAATGAGATGTGGTATTACTCCGGTGTTCAAAGTAACGCTGAGCTGCCCGATGGCAAAGATTCCCGCGCGATTCAATTCCCCGCCGGTGAATATCTGGTCATTGCCGGTTCAGCCGACAATGAAGGACAATTATTTGGTCAATTAGAAGGTGCTGCCTTTGGTGAAGTCTTGAGTAACGTGACTGATTTTGCTTATGTTGGCGGTCCAAACACATCGGTGAAAACGAGCGAAATCGATGGCAAAGTAAGCGGTGAGATTTGGATTCCGGTCGTTAGAAAGTAG
- a CDS encoding helix-turn-helix transcriptional regulator, translated as MKRTERLNTMMRYMNNRQFFTISELMREFAISRSTAIRDVHDIEALGMPLVTEVGRDGGYSIMPNQLLPAVQFTNDELKALFIAFLGTANQQLPYLQNRKTLSEKLLAIASTGQQDELIELKHLLQFANTNPNNADLLELTDFATPMLKTVLELALRSRYLIFDYQKPHDGQMTRHVYLLNFFNRNANWYAVTFDFLRREQRTFRVDRIQAARLDDQASMPQKQLAALLKLSRPEPNLIVKLGKSAISKFKQMHLPALSLHYLDAFQQTARFSDFVEAHNPERLASYAEWLLFLGDELEVVKMPNELRNVIRKKVAKW; from the coding sequence ATGAAAAGAACTGAACGTTTAAATACAATGATGCGTTACATGAATAACCGGCAATTCTTTACGATCAGCGAATTGATGCGTGAGTTTGCCATTTCGCGCTCGACGGCGATTCGTGATGTGCACGATATTGAAGCATTAGGAATGCCACTCGTGACAGAAGTTGGCCGTGATGGTGGTTATTCGATCATGCCAAATCAATTACTGCCGGCTGTGCAATTTACAAACGATGAGCTCAAAGCATTATTTATCGCTTTTTTAGGAACAGCTAATCAACAACTGCCCTATTTACAAAATCGTAAAACGTTAAGTGAAAAACTATTGGCCATTGCCTCAACCGGGCAACAAGACGAATTAATTGAGTTAAAGCACTTGCTGCAATTTGCAAACACCAACCCCAATAATGCCGACTTGCTGGAACTGACCGATTTTGCCACACCAATGCTTAAAACGGTACTCGAACTCGCACTAAGGAGTCGCTATCTCATATTTGATTACCAAAAGCCGCACGATGGGCAGATGACGCGACACGTGTACCTGTTAAATTTTTTCAATCGCAATGCAAATTGGTACGCAGTAACTTTTGATTTTTTGCGCCGAGAGCAGCGGACATTTCGAGTTGACCGTATTCAAGCTGCGCGTTTAGATGATCAGGCATCAATGCCGCAAAAACAACTCGCTGCGCTATTAAAGCTTAGCCGCCCTGAACCTAATTTAATCGTCAAGTTAGGCAAGTCAGCAATAAGCAAATTCAAACAAATGCACCTGCCAGCGCTTAGTTTGCACTATTTAGACGCTTTTCAACAAACAGCAAGATTTTCAGATTTTGTTGAGGCGCACAATCCGGAACGCTTGGCTTCTTACGCTGAGTGGCTGTTGTTTTTAGGGGACGAGTTAGAAGTTGTGAAGATGCCAAATGAACTGCGAAACGTGATTCGAAAAAAGGTAGCCAAGTGGTGA
- a CDS encoding ATP-binding cassette domain-containing protein gives MANNQFIEIVNDRENNLKSVSLKIPKNKLTVFTGVSGSGKSSIVFDTIAQEAGRQWNSTYNSFVRTFLPHYKRPDVDDIHNLSTAIIIDQKPLGGNARSTLGTISDINPLFRLLFSRFGQPHYGGGSNAFSFNDPAGMCPKCQGIGRSYVLKLDKAVDREKSIAQGAIQLPGYSKGSFYLQVILNSGLFDNEKPIKDFNEAEMDLFLNGEEKITVDFNGVKRKINYEGIAKQFFRLNIKANKEMTAANKKKIESFTEMAACDMCHGQRYNQQVLDSKINGLNVFELTNMQLDELDHTLDQFDDERMAPIIADIKKRIGDLIEIGLDYLNLTRETTTLSGGESQRVKTVKYLSNSLTDLIYILDEPSTGLHPRDVHRLNDLLLKLRDKGNTVIVVEHDPDVIKIADFVVDVGPNAGIHGGEIMFTGTFPELLKSDTLTGKYLTHRLPFNDTPRQPKQFMSSQPSSLHNLKNISLTVPVGLFTVITGVAGSGKSTLVEQVFAKQFPEAVRISQSALHANNRSNSATYTGIMDEIRKLFAQHNQVSEGLFSYNSTGACPKCGGKGVIELNLAFMDNSEVECSLCHGTRYDPKVLSHKLKGRNIVEIMDMTIEEAFDFFNDSKISSKLANVQNVGLGYLSLGQPLDTLSGGESQRLKIAKELDKKGNIYILDEPTTGLHTSDIENIIRIINDLAGKGNTVLVIEHNTDVMRSADWIIDIGPDGGSRGGEIIYEGPVEEISSASRSVTAQYLF, from the coding sequence ATGGCCAATAATCAATTTATTGAAATTGTTAATGATCGTGAAAATAATCTCAAAAGTGTGAGCTTAAAGATTCCGAAAAACAAGCTAACCGTGTTCACCGGGGTTTCGGGGTCCGGTAAATCGTCGATTGTCTTTGACACGATTGCCCAGGAAGCCGGTCGGCAGTGGAACAGTACCTATAACAGCTTTGTTCGTACGTTTTTACCACACTATAAGCGGCCCGATGTTGATGACATTCACAATCTTTCGACTGCCATTATTATTGACCAGAAACCGCTTGGCGGTAACGCCCGTTCTACTTTAGGCACAATTAGTGATATTAACCCCCTCTTCCGCCTGTTATTCTCGCGTTTCGGTCAGCCGCATTACGGTGGCGGCAGCAACGCATTTTCATTTAACGATCCGGCGGGGATGTGTCCTAAGTGCCAGGGGATTGGGCGAAGTTATGTTTTAAAGCTGGATAAGGCCGTTGATCGCGAAAAATCAATTGCACAAGGGGCAATCCAATTGCCTGGCTACTCAAAGGGATCGTTTTATCTCCAAGTGATATTGAATTCGGGGTTGTTTGATAACGAGAAACCCATTAAAGATTTTAATGAAGCCGAAATGGATCTATTTCTGAATGGCGAGGAAAAAATCACTGTCGATTTTAATGGCGTAAAACGCAAGATCAATTATGAGGGGATTGCGAAGCAGTTCTTTCGTCTCAACATTAAGGCCAATAAAGAAATGACCGCAGCAAATAAGAAAAAAATTGAAAGTTTTACAGAAATGGCAGCTTGCGATATGTGCCATGGCCAGCGATATAATCAACAAGTTTTGGATTCAAAAATCAACGGCTTAAATGTTTTTGAACTCACCAATATGCAACTGGATGAATTAGATCATACCTTAGATCAATTTGACGACGAGCGCATGGCGCCGATCATTGCTGATATTAAAAAGCGTATTGGCGATTTGATTGAAATTGGGTTGGACTATTTAAACTTAACGCGTGAGACGACAACACTTTCGGGTGGTGAATCGCAGCGAGTCAAAACGGTTAAATATTTGTCAAATAGTTTAACTGACTTAATTTACATTTTGGATGAACCAAGTACCGGGCTTCATCCAAGAGATGTTCATCGACTGAATGATTTACTATTGAAACTACGTGACAAAGGAAACACCGTTATTGTGGTGGAGCATGATCCCGATGTGATTAAAATCGCGGATTTCGTGGTGGATGTTGGTCCTAACGCTGGGATTCATGGCGGTGAAATTATGTTCACTGGCACCTTTCCAGAATTATTAAAATCGGATACGTTGACTGGTAAATACTTAACGCACAGATTGCCATTTAATGATACCCCGCGGCAACCCAAACAATTTATGAGCAGTCAGCCAAGCTCCTTACACAACTTGAAAAACATCAGTTTGACGGTTCCGGTTGGTTTATTTACAGTCATTACAGGCGTTGCTGGCTCTGGTAAGAGTACGTTAGTGGAACAGGTCTTTGCGAAACAATTTCCGGAAGCCGTCAGGATCAGTCAAAGTGCCCTGCACGCAAATAATCGGTCTAATTCCGCCACCTATACAGGCATTATGGATGAGATTCGCAAGTTGTTTGCTCAGCACAATCAGGTTAGTGAGGGATTGTTTAGTTACAACTCGACGGGTGCTTGTCCGAAATGCGGTGGTAAAGGTGTGATTGAATTAAATTTGGCTTTCATGGATAATTCCGAAGTTGAATGTTCGCTGTGTCATGGTACTCGTTATGATCCTAAAGTTCTTTCCCACAAGCTAAAGGGCAGAAATATTGTTGAGATTATGGATATGACGATTGAAGAAGCCTTTGACTTTTTCAATGATTCAAAAATTAGTTCCAAATTAGCTAATGTTCAAAATGTTGGTTTGGGTTATCTATCGTTAGGACAACCACTTGACACCCTTTCTGGTGGTGAAAGTCAGCGCCTGAAGATTGCAAAAGAATTGGACAAAAAGGGGAATATTTATATCCTTGATGAGCCAACAACTGGGTTACACACTTCTGACATTGAAAACATCATTCGTATTATTAATGATCTGGCAGGTAAAGGGAATACGGTTCTCGTGATTGAACATAATACTGACGTTATGCGCAGCGCAGATTGGATTATTGATATTGGTCCGGACGGCGGTTCTCGTGGCGGTGAGATTATTTATGAAGGGCCCGTAGAAGAGATTTCAAGTGCCAGCCGATCAGTTACTGCACAGTATCTTTTTTAA
- a CDS encoding sensor histidine kinase, translated as MTIKKRLFISNIMMIIIPSVVTIVVFSICAMIFRMMFQETPNLNQVGIDAHEVRDASMNALIALLAFLVLVGFVTVMYFTNRFLTKFVFKKIEQPLEMLSDGVHQVSDGNLDYRLTYQQNDEFKPVCEGFNNMAARLKDSIEEVQKNERNRKELLSSISHDLRSPLTSIKAFVEGLLDGVATTPTSQREYLEIIKQKTDDINSMVSQLLWYSKMDMGNYPMSPEKLDIGRELSDFVTASKEEYKAKGLMVHAGDMFAFANKYIYADPAQLRSVFANILDNSAKYKNKDAANTSIHCAAKNGVIHIVFEDDGPGVPEDSLPNLFDVFYRGDFSRSNPRQGSGLGLAIVAKAVERMNGTIYAKNRKEGGLCMVIEIPEMRNAR; from the coding sequence ATGACAATTAAAAAGCGGCTTTTTATATCAAATATAATGATGATTATCATTCCAAGTGTCGTTACAATTGTTGTCTTTTCAATCTGCGCCATGATTTTTAGAATGATGTTTCAAGAAACGCCAAACCTGAACCAAGTTGGAATTGATGCACATGAAGTCCGGGACGCATCTATGAATGCCCTCATCGCGTTGCTTGCTTTTTTGGTTTTGGTCGGTTTCGTCACCGTAATGTACTTTACCAATCGCTTTCTGACAAAGTTTGTGTTTAAAAAAATTGAACAACCTCTGGAAATGCTGTCGGATGGCGTTCACCAGGTGAGTGACGGCAATCTGGATTATCGGCTCACTTATCAGCAAAATGACGAATTCAAGCCAGTTTGTGAGGGCTTCAACAATATGGCTGCGCGACTGAAAGATTCCATCGAGGAAGTCCAAAAAAACGAGAGGAATCGGAAAGAACTGCTGTCCAGCATTTCACACGATCTACGTTCACCTTTGACTTCCATTAAAGCATTCGTGGAAGGTTTACTTGACGGTGTGGCTACGACACCTACATCACAGCGGGAGTATTTGGAGATTATCAAACAAAAAACAGATGACATTAACAGTATGGTGTCACAATTGCTTTGGTATTCAAAAATGGATATGGGCAACTACCCGATGTCACCGGAAAAATTGGACATTGGGCGAGAACTTTCTGATTTTGTGACTGCTTCCAAGGAGGAATATAAAGCCAAAGGGCTGATGGTTCATGCAGGCGACATGTTTGCGTTTGCCAACAAATATATCTACGCTGACCCAGCACAACTTCGGAGCGTTTTTGCCAACATCTTAGACAACAGCGCCAAATACAAAAATAAAGATGCTGCTAACACATCCATTCATTGTGCGGCGAAAAACGGTGTAATCCATATCGTGTTTGAAGATGACGGGCCGGGTGTCCCGGAAGATTCACTTCCCAACCTTTTTGATGTATTCTATCGCGGCGATTTTTCAAGGAGTAATCCCCGTCAGGGAAGCGGATTGGGGCTTGCCATTGTTGCCAAAGCGGTAGAAAGGATGAACGGCACGATTTATGCCAAAAATCGCAAGGAAGGCGGCTTGTGTATGGTAATAGAAATCCCGGAGATGAGGAACGCGCGATGA
- a CDS encoding response regulator transcription factor, producing the protein MKKILIVEDDPQIAMIERDYLAVNDFEVKIAQTGDEGIQEALAEQYNLILLDLMLPGTDGFSVCRTLRETLDIPIIIVTAKQEDIDMIKGLGLGADDYITKPFSPNVLIAHVKANLSQYERLKKTGHRNMSEIRAGDICIQTGSRRVFVQEREIEVKNKEYELLLFLVTNIDMVFSKETLYERIWGFNALGDNATVAVHINRLREKIEHDPANPKYIQTVWGAGYRFKV; encoded by the coding sequence ATGAAAAAAATTTTGATTGTTGAAGATGACCCTCAAATCGCCATGATTGAAAGAGATTACCTTGCCGTCAATGATTTTGAAGTCAAAATAGCACAAACAGGAGATGAGGGTATTCAAGAGGCGTTAGCCGAACAATACAACCTGATATTGCTTGACCTCATGTTGCCGGGAACAGACGGCTTTTCGGTATGCCGCACATTGCGGGAAACGCTGGATATTCCTATTATCATAGTGACGGCCAAACAAGAGGATATTGACATGATTAAGGGGCTTGGACTGGGCGCGGACGATTATATCACAAAGCCTTTTTCGCCCAATGTTCTGATTGCTCACGTCAAGGCGAATCTCTCTCAATACGAGCGGCTAAAAAAGACCGGACACAGAAATATGAGTGAAATACGCGCCGGTGATATTTGTATTCAGACAGGTTCCCGACGTGTGTTTGTCCAGGAGAGGGAAATTGAAGTCAAAAATAAGGAGTACGAATTGCTGCTGTTTCTCGTTACAAACATAGATATGGTGTTTAGTAAAGAAACGCTGTATGAGCGGATTTGGGGGTTTAACGCGCTCGGTGACAATGCTACAGTAGCCGTTCATATCAACCGTCTGCGTGAAAAAATAGAGCATGACCCCGCAAATCCAAAGTATATCCAAACTGTTTGGGGAGCGGGCTACCGGTTCAAGGTATAA
- a CDS encoding ABC transporter permease subunit — MLNILKSDFYKLKKSRAFWICTALCVIFGAMMVFYMQKQLAAAQLSGHDHDLDPLVPLIPHVSGIFMMGNLMSVLGNTPHILIMGVFTAIFVSSEFIYGTMKNTLSRGADRIKVIFSKFIVCSIASLVMLGVYTLATLITGTMVWGFDPQKAATFLGILAMLLTQALLVLSFTTIFVFTSMSMRSNGGAIAVNVICVVLVSLLLSATSSLLGPTVDLGKYWLMGNITTLATISPASGDITHGILVALGWSVAAILAGIGLFKKQDVK; from the coding sequence GTGCTTAACATTTTAAAATCAGATTTTTATAAATTGAAAAAGAGCAGAGCTTTTTGGATTTGCACCGCTCTTTGCGTCATATTCGGTGCTATGATGGTTTTTTACATGCAAAAACAACTGGCAGCCGCCCAACTGTCGGGACATGACCATGACCTTGACCCGTTGGTTCCGCTTATTCCTCATGTCAGTGGTATCTTTATGATGGGGAATCTTATGTCAGTTTTGGGCAACACTCCGCACATTCTCATTATGGGTGTATTCACAGCTATATTCGTATCAAGTGAATTTATCTATGGAACGATGAAGAATACGCTCTCACGCGGAGCGGACCGAATCAAGGTCATTTTTTCTAAATTCATAGTTTGCAGTATCGCTTCTCTTGTCATGCTCGGTGTGTATACGCTGGCAACGCTTATAACAGGAACGATGGTATGGGGATTTGATCCGCAAAAAGCCGCAACCTTCTTGGGAATACTCGCTATGCTACTGACACAAGCACTCCTAGTGCTTTCCTTTACTACAATTTTTGTCTTCACTTCTATGTCTATGCGTTCCAACGGTGGAGCGATCGCAGTCAATGTTATATGTGTTGTATTGGTATCTTTATTGCTCAGCGCAACCAGCTCGCTTTTGGGCCCTACTGTTGATTTAGGAAAGTATTGGCTTATGGGCAATATAACAACACTCGCAACCATCTCACCCGCATCCGGAGATATCACTCATGGAATACTCGTCGCACTTGGGTGGAGTGTTGCCGCCATTCTAGCGGGAATAGGGCTGTTTAAAAAACAGGATGTAAAGTAA